The sequence GTGCTGCGGCTGTGCACGCGCGCCGCGGACGTGCAGCGCGCGCAGCCGTACCTGCTGACCATCCTCAACGAGAACCCGGCGCACCCGGAGGTGCCCGCGTTCCTGTCCGTGCTGCGCGTGGACGGCCCGGTGGCGGCCGCGCCCGTGGCGGTGGTGGAGTCGGTGGGCGAGGACGCCATCCTCGTCGACTCCAGCGACGACGAGATTCTCGTCGCGCCTCCGCCGGACGACGCGCTGCTGCACCCGCCCGGCGACGAGCTGGCGCTGGCCACGCTGCCCTCGGCGGACTCGGACGAGGTCATCGACGACGAAGGTGACTCCGCCGTCGTCAGCGAGGAGGCCCTCGTCGGCGAGGCCGTCTCCGCCGAGCACGACCTGTACGGCTCGCCCGCGCCGGAGGACCTGGCGGCGTCGGCGTCCGACGAGACGCTGGTGTCCGATGACGACGGGCTGGTGCTGACGGACGAGCCCGGCATGGCGCCCGCGGACGACGAGCCCCTCGTCGCTCCGGACGACGACCTGGACGCGACGTCGTCGTACTCGCTGGAGGACGAGTCGCTGGCGGGCGAGGCCACGGCCACGTCCATGGAGGCGCTGTCGCTCGGCGACGAGGACGAGCCGCCGCCCACGATGATTCGTGCGCCCTCGCGCACGCTGCTCCAGGAGGCCGCGCCGGACACCCGGCAGACGCCCACGATGGCGGAGGACGAGGCGTTCGCGGAGGACACGGCGTTCGCCGAGGACCCGTCCTTCACCGGGGACGAGGTGCTCGCGGAGGCCGCTCCGCTGGACGTGGAGGACATGCCCACGCGCGTGGGCATTGCTCCGCTGGACCCGTCCATGCTGGAGGAGGACGAGGCCGAAGTGACGTCGACGGCCCTGGGCGACCCGCTGGACTACGAGGAGCCCACCGCCTCGCACGCCATTCCCACGCTCGCGGACGAGCCCGCCGCGGAGGCGGAGGAAGAGTTCGTCTCCGAGCCGCCGCAGGAGGAGGAGCCCGCGGCGGCCGAGGCCGAGGTCCCGCCCGAGGAGGAGCCCGCGGCGGAGGAGTGCGACGAGGCGTCGTTCTTCCTCGACCAGGGCCTGCTCGAAGAGGCGCGCGAAATCCTCGAGACGGTGATGATTGCCTTCCCGGGCCACGTGCGCGCCGGGGAGCTGATGGCGCGGCTGGAGGACCTGGAGGCCGGCGGAGGCGCGGCGGCCGAGGAGCCCGAGGCCGTCTCCGAGCCGGTGTCCGTGCCGCACGTGCAGCCCGTGTCGGAGCAGGAAGTCACCGGGGAGCGCGACGCGTTCGACCTCGCGGCGGAGCTGGCCGGCGAAATCGACAACCTGGGCGACGACTCCGCTTCCGCGGCGCCGCCTGCGGAGGAGGACTTCCAGTACTCGGTGGAGGAGGTGTTCTCCGAGTTCAAGAAGGGCCTCGCCAAGGTGGTGAAGCCGGAGGACGTGGACACGCACTACGACCTCGGCATCGCCTACAAGGAGATGGGCCTGCTGGACGACGCGCTCCACGAGTTCGACGTGGCCCGCCAGGGCTGTGTGGGGACGAAGCGCGAGCTGGACTGCCTCACCATGATGGGCATGCTCCAGTTGCTGCGCGGCGACGCCGCGGCGGCGGTGGAGGTGTTCCGCGAGGGCCTTTCCAGCGCGCAGGCCACGGCGGAGCAGAGCAAGGCGCTCGGCTTCGAGCTGGCGGCGGCGTACGAGGCCCTGGGCGAGGCGGGCAAGGCGCTGTACCACTACCAGCGCGTGTCCTCGGTGGACGCGAAGTACCGCGACGTGGCGTCGCAGATTTCCCGGCTGGCCGCCTCGGCGGAGCCGGAGGACGACCCGCTGCCCACGCACGCGGGCAATGGAGCGAAGGCGAGCGGCACGGCGGCGCCCGCCGCGGCCGTGGCGCCCACCCCGATGCCGGCGGCTGGCGCGTCCAAGGCGCGCAAGGTCGGCTACCTGTAGTCCCCCCCGAGGTCCGGCGAGCCCATGACGACCTACCTCGACTTCTTCGAGCTGACCCAGGAGCCCTTCTCCAACGCTCCGGTGAGCCGCTTCTATTACAACTCCGCGCAGCACTCGCAGGCGCTCACCCGGCTGATGCACGCGGTGAGCTACATGAAGGGCCTGTCCATCCTCATCGGGGACATCGGCGCGGGGAAGACGACGCTCGCGCGCCGCATGCTCGACTCGCTGCCCGAGTCCGAGTACGAGGCCGCGCTCCTCGTCATCATCCACTCCGGAATCACCGCCAACTGGCTCCTGCGCCGCATCGCGCTCCAGCTCGGCGTGGAGAACCCGGCGCAGGAGAAGCTCGCGCTGCTGTCGCAGCTGTACCAGCGGCTGCTGCAAATCTACGAGTCCGGCAAGAAGGCCGTCGTCCTCATCGACGAGGCGCAGATGCTGGAGACGCGGGAGCTGATGGAGGAGTTCCGCGGGCTGCTCAACCTGGAAGTGCCGGAGCGCAAGCTCATCTCCTTCGTCTTCTTCGGCCTTCCCGAGATTGAGAAGAACCTGAAGCTGGACCCGCCGCTCGCCCAGCGCGTGGCCATGCGCTACAAGCTGGAGCCCTTCACCGCCGAGTCCACGGAGGCGTACGTCAAGCACCGCCTCCGGCTGGCCGGGTGCCCGCGCATGCCCTTCTCGCCAGAGGCGCTGCTCGCGGTGCACGAGCACTCGTCGGGCTCTCCGCGCGTCATCAACACCCTGTGCGACAACGCCCTCTTCGAGGCCTTCCTCGCGCGGCAGGAGACCATCTCCGCGGAGCTGGTGCACCGCATCGGGAAGAACCTGGGCCTGCAGGGCATCAACACGCCCGCCAGTGGAGCAGCCGAGGGAGCAGGCGCTTCCGTGACGGCGCTGCCCCGCACGGCGAACAGCAAGGTGGACCTGGCGGAGATCGACCGCTACCTCGAAGGGCTGGGTAAGCTGTAGGGGCTTTGTCCTCCCCGAGCCGCAACAGCGCGCGCAGAGCGCTCCTGGTGGTGCTCCTCCTGTTGTCGGGGAGCATCCTGCTGTTGCGGATGCAGGCCTCCTGGGACTTCGCCTGCACGCTGGCGCGGCGCAACCTGCCGGGCGTGCTGGGGCTGGACGTGGGCATTGGCCGCTGCGAGCTGGACCCGCTCAACTCGCGCGTCCTCGTGCACGGCTTCTCGCTCTTCCAGCCGGGCACGGACACGCCGCTGGTGGCGGTGGACATGGCGGAGGTGCAGCTCGGCTTCCTGCGGCCCTTCACCGGCCGGCTGACGCTGGCGCTGGTGAAGGCCTCGCGGCCGCGCGTGACGCTCGACTTGTCGCAGCCGTCGGCGCAGCCCGCGAAGAAGTCCGAGGGCTGCTTCCTGGACCCGCTGGAGCGGCTGCGCGTGGCGAAGCTGGACATCACCGGCGCGGAGGTGCGGCTCGCGCTGCCGCAGGGCCGGCGCGTGGAGGTGGGCGAGCTGGACGTGCGCTGGGCGGAGCGCTGGGGCGTCATCGAGCTGGATGTGGAGGCGCGGCGCGGCCTCGTGCGGCTGGGCCCGGACGGACAGGAGCTGGCGCTGGGGCAGCTCGCGGTGGCGGGCGCGGTGGACCCGGACGAGGCGCTGCTGGAGTTGGAGCGCGCGGAGGTGTCGCTCGACGACATCACCACCACCGTGTCCGGCCGGGTGGAGAACCTGTGCGACCCGAACCTCGCGCTGGACGCGCAGGTGTTCCTCCCGCTGCGCACGCTGTCCCAGGCGCGCCTGGTGCCGAAGCGGGCCACGGGCCACCTCTGGTCTCGCGTGTCCATCGCCGGCAAGCCCTCGGCGCCCGCGGTGTCGCTGGAGCTGTCTGGCAGTGGGCTCGGCTATGACCGCTTCGGCCCCACCAACCTCACCGCGCGCCTGTCGTACTCGGGTGACGAGGTGCGGGTGGAGAACCTGGTGGTTCCGGTGGGCGCGGGGAAGGTGATGGCCACGGCGCGGCTGGGCCTCACGCCGAACCTGCCGCTGGAGGTGTCGCTCGCCACGGAGGACGCGTCGCTGGGGCGCATCCTCGACAGGGCGGGCGTGAAGGGCTCGTGGGTGGACTTCCCGGCCACGCTGGACGCGCAGCTCAACGGCAACCTGCTGCCGCGCTTCTCGCTGGCGGGCCCGTTGGATTTGCGCACCGGCCCCTTCGTGCTGGCCACGCACGCGTATGACGCGCCGGAGGACTCGGGGCTCACCATCCTCGAGTTCGACAAGGGGCGCGCGCAGGCGCAGGTGCGGATTGCGGCGGACCGCGTGGCCTTCAACCACATCACCGCGGAGTCGGGCCGCTCGCGCGTGCACGGGGACGTGGCGCTGCTCCTCGGCGACAAGCTGGGGTTGGACATCCACGGCCAGGGCGACCTGGAGCTCTCCGACTTCGGCCACATCGCCGGCCTCCAGTGGGCGGGGCGGGGGAGCGCGACGTATTCGATTACCGGCCCCGCGTCCGAGGTGAAGGTGGAGGCGGGCCTGTCCCTGCGCGACTTCGTCTTCTGGAACCTCTCGCTGGGCGTGCTGCAGGGGAAGCTGGCGTATTCCGACGGCGTGCTGTCCTTCCCCGCCTTCACCGGCCAGAAGGGGCGCACGCAGTACTACGGCAAGGCGGGCGTGTCCTTCGGGCGGCTCCTGGGCCTGAGCCTGGAGGTGAATGTCCCGCAGGGTCGCACCGAGGACCTGGTGGACGTGGTGGCGGGGCTGAGCCCGTCGCTCGCGGTGATGAAGGGCACGCTGGGTGGCACCGCCACCGGGCGCGTGGAGGTGGACAGCCCGGTGGAGAAGCTGGAGGGGCTGGTGGCCTTCAAGGCGACGGACACCACGTACCTCGGCCGCCGCATGGGCGACGGTGAGATGCGCCTGCGCTTCGTGGACGGCAAGGCGATGGTGCTCGAGCGCACCGTGCTGAAGGGGCCGCTGGGGCGCACGTGGGCGGAGGGCACCTTCACCTTCGCGGGCGGCCTGGACTACCGCTTCGGCGGTGACGGCCTGTCGCTGGGGGAGACGGTGGGGCCGGAGGTGGCCGAGCGCATGGGCATCACCGGCACCATGGTGATGGACGGCACCGTGTCCGGTACCGCCGAGGTGCCGGTGGTGGACGCCACGCTGCGTGCGCCGCGCATCACCTTCGCCGGCCGCAACCTGGGCGCCATGGACCTCACCGGGCGCCTGGTGGGCAAGGACTTCGAGGCGTGGGGCCACCCCTTCCAGGACGCCATTGGACGGCTGGGCTTCAAGGTGCAGGACAACTGGCCCTACACCGCGCAGGGCTCGTTCTCGCTGCCGGAAATCCGCCCGCTGCTGCCGTCGGACCCGCTGTGGGCCGGCGTGTCCGGCTCGGCGTCCGGCACGCTGAACGCGAAGGGGCAGTTGCTGGAGCCCGCCGGCTCGCAGGTGAATGCCACGGTGGACAAGCTGGTGCTCTCGCGTGACGACGTGCACGGGGAGAACGTGGGCCCCATCGTCCTCGCCTACGCGGCAAGCCGCCTGGACGTGCAGCCCTTCCGCTTCCTGGGCCCGTACGTGGACCTGACGCTGGGCGGGTGGATGGGGCCTCGCGGCATGGACGTCACGCTGCGCGGCGGCTGGGACGTGCGCATGCTGGAGTCGCTGCTGCCCGCCAGCGTGGAGCGCGCCACCGGGCGCATCACCGTGGATGCGGAGGCCACCGGCACGCCGGAGTCCCCGTCCGTGGTGGGCACCGCGGAGCTGTTGGACCTGCGGCTCGCGCTGCGCGACTGGCCCGTCAACGTGCGCGGCATGTCCGGGCGCATGGAGATGACGGGCCAGCGCGTGCTGCTGGAGCACCTGCAGGGCCAGCTCAACGAGGGCCGCGTGTCCGCGCGCGGCGACGTGCGGCTGGAGCGCTTCCTGCCCACGCGGCTGGGCCTCACGGTGCAGCTCGACGAGGTTCCCTACCGGCTCACGGAGGACCTGCCAGCGACGTTCTCCGGCCTGCTCCAGGTGAGCGGCCCGCCCCATGGCTTCACCGTCACGGGCGGGCTGGACATCGTGAAGATGCGCTACCAGAAGGCGCTGGACGTGGAGTCGCTGCTCAAGTCGCTCCAGAAGCGCACGTACACGCCCAGCGGCCCGGTGACGTCGTCCACGGGTGAGGCTCCCAAGCCGCTCGTCATCTGGGACGTCAACGTGCACTTCGGCGACGTGCGCGTGGACAACAACCTGGCCAAGGCGCGTTTCCTGGGCGACGTGCGGCTGACGGGCACCGACTTGCGGCCCGGCCTGCTGGGGCGCGTGGAGCTGGCGGAGGGCAGCCAGGCGTTCTTCCGCAACAATCCCTTCACCATCAACCAGGGGCAGGTGGAGTTCCAGGACGCCACCGGCATCGACCCCGTCTTCGAAGTCCAGGCCCAGACGCAGGTGCGCGAGTACACGGTGAAGCTGCACGCCTTCGGCAAGCCGGCGGACCCGCAGATTCTCCTCTCGTCCGAGCCGGCGCTGGTGGAGGGCGACATCGTCTCACTGCTCACCCTGGGCTTCACCTCGTCCGACAAGGACACGGCGGCCTCGGCGAGCGCCGGCCTGGCGGCCGAGGCCCTCTTCAACGTCTCGGGACTGGACCGGCAGCTCCAGCGTTTCCTCCCCAGCAACCCGGTGTTGCGGGATTTGTCCCTGCAAATCTCCACCACCTACAACGACGCCACCCGTCAGGCGGAGCCGACCGCACAACTGGAGTCGAAGTTCCTCAGCGAGCAGCTTAAAATCGGCATGACTCAACCGGTGAGCGGGCGCGGAACGCGGGCGCGCGCCGAGTACCGCTTCGACGACCGACTCTCCGCTCAGGCCCAGTGGGACAACGAGAACAACGAAGCCTCGTTTGGAAACCTCGGGCTCGAGCTGAAGCTGAGCTGGGAGGTCGAGTAGCCCGCGCCGTCATGGCGTGGGTGCTGCTGCTGTGCGTCCTCGTGTCGGGCGCGGCGGCGGCGCAGGACGAGTCCTGGCCGGAGGTGGTGGCCGTGGAGCTGCACCTGCCGGGCGGCGCGGACGCGGAAGGCCTCGCCGGGCTGGTGGCGGTGCGCAAGGGCCAGACGCTGGCGCCGGGCGCGGTGCGGCACTCGCTGGAGCGCCTGTGGGCGACAGGGCGCTTCACCGACGTGGTGGCGCGCACCGTGGACGTGCCGGGCGGTGTGCGGCTGGTGTTCCAGCTCACGCCGGTGGCGCGGCTGGCGCGGCTGCGCTTCGCGGGCAACGCGGTGCTGTCCGAGTCGCAGCTCATCGAAGCCAGCGGCCTGCTCGAGGGTGGCCCGCTGGACGGCGAGGAGCTGGAGGGCGCGGTGTCCGCCATCCTCCAGGCGTACCAGCGCAAGGGCTACGACTCGGCGAAGGTGACGGTGCGGCAGGAGCCGGTGACGAACGGGCTCGACGTGCTGCTCACGGTGGAGGAGGGCGTGCCCACGCGGGTGCGGATGGTGACCTTCACCGGCAGCCCCGGCTTCCCGCTGGCCCGGCTGCTGGAGGTGCTGGCGATGCGGCCGGGCGAGGTGTTCGACCGGGCGCGCCTGGACGAGGGGCTGGAGCGGCTGCGCACGCTGCTGCGCGAGGCGGGCCACTGGCGCGCGCAGGTGGGGACGCCCTCGGTGCTGGTGGAGGGCAGCGCGGCCACGGTGGCGGTGCCGCTGTCGGCGGGGCCCCGGTACCTGGTGCGCTTCCATGGCAACCGCCGCTTCCCGGCGACGCTGCTGGAGCGTGTGCTGGCGCACGACGTGGCGGAGTCGCTGGATGACGTGGTGGTGGGCCGGCTGGCGCGGCGGGTGGAGGCCTTCTACCGCCACCGTGGCTTCCACGACGTGCACGTGCGCCCGCGCGAGGTGCTGCGGCAGGACGGTGAGCTGGCGGCGCTGGCCTTCGACGTGGAGGAGGGGCTCCCGCTTCGAGTGACGGAGGTTCGCTTCCACGGCAACAAGGGCATGCCGTCCGAGCAACTGCGCGCGCTGCTCACGGAGCGCGTGCGCGCGGGCGAGCCTCGCCCCGAACTGGACTTGCGCCTGCTGGATGACCCGCTCAATGCGGAGGGGCGCCTGGGGCCGGAGCAGGGGGAGTTGGAGCCTCCTCCGGACCCGTCCACCGTGTACGTGGAGGACGCGTGGCTGGACGCCGTGGACGCGATGAACGAGCTGTACCGCGAGGAGGGCTTCCTCTCCTCGGCGGTGACGTTCCGCGGGCTGACGGTGGACGTGGTGGGCCACACGGCGGTGGCGGACTTCGACGTGGAGGAGGGCCCGCGGGCGTTCATCACGAAGGTGCGCTTCGAGGGCATGCCGGCGAACGTGCCCGCGGAAGTCACGAGCTTGAAGCCGGCCCGGGGGCAATTGCTCCAGGGGCAGCTGAGCAAGGGACAGCCCCTGAGCTTCGAGCGGGTGGAGGCCGCGCGGCAGGAGCTGGAGCGCGCGCTGGCGAAGTCCGGCTACATCTTCGGCAAGGTCACCAACACGACGAGCGTGGGCGAGGACGAGCAGGCGGTGACGGTGGTGTTCCACGCGGACCCGGGCCCCCAGGTACGCGTGGGGAAGATTCTGGTGCAGGGGCTCACGCGCACGGACCCGGACCTGGTGCTGGCGAACCTGGACGTGGAGGAGGGCAAGCCCGTCGCGCTGGAGCAACTCACGGAAGGGCAGCGGCGCCTGGCTCGGCTGGGCGTGTTCCGGCAGGTGGACGTGTCGCTGGCGGACCCCACGCGGCGCGAGGAAACGAAGGACGTGCTGGTGACGGTGCAGGAGCGGCCCCGGTTGGATGGCGAGGTCTCCGGCGGCTACTTCCTCGTGGACGGTCCGCGAATCACCTTGGACACGGCGTACCGCAACCTGGATGGCCAGGGCCTGAGCCTGCTGGCGCGCGGCAAGGTGAACTACGCGGGCTGGAGTGCGGAGGCGCTGTCCGCGGACCGGCGCATCGCCTGTTCACAGCCGGGCGTGGACGGGCGCCCGGCTCCGGGCTGCGACGCGGAGTTGCAGGGGCTGAGTGGACTGGGTGGGCGCGGCAACCTGGCGCTGGCGCAGCCTCGTCTGTTCTTCCTGCTGCCGCTGGAGGTGGGCGCGCGGTTGGACCTGATTGGCGAGCGCGTGCACCGGCCGTCGTATGTGTCCACGCGGTTCGCCGCTGCGGCGGCGCTGGACTGGGCGGCGGCGTCGTGGCTGAACGTGTCGCTGTCGTACGAAGTGGAGAACAACCGGCTGCGCTCGCGCGCGGGCGTGCTGGAGTTGCTCAACCGCGCGGACCAGGAGCGGCTGCGCTACCCGTTCGGCGACTTCACGCTGCACTCGCTGCGGCCGTCGGCCACGCTGGACTTCCGGGACGACCCGGCGAATCCGCGCAAGGGCGTGGTGTTCATCTCCAGCGCGGAGTTCACCCGGGGCCTGAGCGTGAGGCCCACGGACGTGGCGGGCAACCGCGTGGACGGGTACCCGATTGACGGCGTGAAGCTGTCGGGGAACCTGAGCGGCTACATCCCGCTGGGGCGGCGCGCGAGCATGGCGCTGTCGGCGCGCGCGGGCACCATCATCCCGCTGGAGAAGGACGCGCAGGCCATCGGCTCGAAGCTGTTCTACCTGGGCGGCTCGTCCAGCCTGCGTGGCTTCCGCGAGGACGGCGTGTTGCCCGAGGACGTGCGCGGTGCATTGCACCAGCGGCTGCAGGACTGCCGGGCGTTGATTACGCCGGCGGGGTGCTCGGCGGAGTTGAAGGCGGTTCTGGCGGGACAGGTGCCGGCGAGCCAGGGCGGTGAGCTCTTCACGCTGGGCAAGGCGGAGTTGCGGCTGCCGGCGTTGTCGGCGTTGGACCTGGGCCTGTTTTTCGAGGCGGGCAACCTGTGGCTGGACAGGACGGCGTTCGACGTGGGGCGGCTGCGGTACGCGGCGGGCGCGGGCCTGCGGTACGTGACGCCGGTGGGCCCGCTGGCCTTCGACGTGGGCTTCAACCTGGACCCGGACGAGACGGTGAACGAGGCGACCACGCAGTTCCACTTCAGCATCGGCACGTTCTGAAGGAGGCGACGGGTGCGCATGCGCGGGCCGGGGTGGATGGCGGCGTGGGTGGTGCTGGGGCTCGTCTCCGGCTGCCGGCACGCGCAGGCCGATGTGTCGAAGGCGGAGCGTCCGAAGTGGATGCCGCCCGAGGGTGACTGTCCGCGCGGAGCGCTGCTGCAGATGGAACGTCTGGGATTGAAGCCGGGAGACAAGGTGCCGGTCATCGTGGACGCCATCCAGGACCACCCGGGGCCGGCCCGGTACAACTATAGCTTTGTGATTGCGCTGCCCCGTGAAGACGGTGAGAAGCAATTGCCAGGGGCACGTATCGGCGGGCGTTTGTATGTGACGAAGCACCGGGTGTTCGGCCGGTATGACCGCATCTTCCTGCAGGAGAGCGGAGGTGTGTCCGTGCCCTTCTGCGGAATCCTGCTCGACGCGCGCTGGGACAAGGACGGCGAGGGTCTGATTGCCTATCCGAGCCCGATGAAGGGCTTCTCCGTGGTGCAGGACAACACTGGCGTCATCCAGGTGGTGGACAAGTACCCGTGAGCCTTTGAGAGGTTCATCCCGGCTTCATGCCGGTGCGGACCATGGCCTGGTCGATGTCTTTCATGCACTCACGTTTGAATCGCCCGCGCTTCAAACACCGGACCCTTCTGGCTGTGTCCGCGATGAATGGCCTGACCAGGGGAGAGTCCTCCTTACCCAATTGAATCCATCTGCCGAGCATGGCGGCGGTCGTTACTCGGGCTTCGATTGAAGAGAATCCAAGCCGCGTCAGTCGCTTGAACTCCAGGACGAGAATCGTCGCAGGTTCTGCGGGCATACATGCTCTGTATAGGATTCTTTCCGCGACCCGTCTGGCCATCTCGCGCCGCACGAAAGCAGTCGTTGCTCTGGGCAGCATCCTTCGGAGAAAGCGCAGCATCTCCACGCGAAACACGGCGTAGGGCTCATTGTACAGAGATATCTCGGTACGGCCGATAGACTCGCCAAACTCCTGCTCAAGCTTCTGCTGAGGAGTCATTCGACTGCGGGGCATTTTCGTCCTCCGAGTGTTCTGGTGGGCCAGTAGCTGCGCTTCATGCAAAGGTCGAAGCACTGCTGACAGACGGTGCCTCCCCAGTCACCTGAGTTGCGGCGGTTCGCCACCTTCGCTTGCTCCATGCATTTTGTGTACAGCTCCTTGCAGCGATCGTCAGGCTTTCCGTCGCCCTCTTCTCCAAGACCTTCGGTGGCCTGGGGCGGAACGACCGGGCCCGGATTCGGAGGTTCGGGTGCCTTGGGCTTGGGCGTTCTGGGCGTCTTTCCCAATTGCTCACAAGCCGCCTCCGATCCGTTCTTGCACGAGCAATCGATGGTGCTCGCACAACCTGGTCCAGGTCCCGGACCGACGGACTGACGCAAGGGCCGCGGGCCACCAGCAGCACAGCCCGCGAGCCACAAACACCCGAGTGCCATCCACAGGCCTGCGCGCATGCGCATGAACGTAGCAGGAGGCGCCACCAAGAAGCAGGCAGGCTCGGCACGTACACAGTCGGTGCTTTCAGTGCCGGCGCATGACGCCAGGAGGGCCGAAGCGTGTCGCTCCTCCCTGCGCTACAGTCCCCGTCGTGTTCTACGCGTGCGTACGTGCGGTGGTGGCCCTGTTCCTACGGCTCTTCTACCGGGTGAAGGTGAATGCCCCGGCGAAGGAGCCGGAAGGGCCCGTGCTCTTCGTGGGCAACCATCCCAACGGGCTCATCGACCCCGCGCTGGTGTTCATCCTCACGCGCCGCCAGGTGACGTTCCTCGCCAAGGCGCCGCTGTTCAAGATGCCCGTCATCGGCTGGCTGCTGCGTGGGCTCGATGCGCTGCCCGTGTATCGCAAGCAGGATGACCCCACGAAGATGGCGGGCAACGAGGGCACGCTCGATGCCGCCAAGGGCGCGCTCGTGAAGGGCCGCGCCATCACCATCTTCCCCGAGGGCAAGAGCCACTCCGAGCCCGGGCTCGCCGAGCTGAAGACCGGCGCCGCGCGCATCGCCCTCAACGCCGCGAAGGAAGGCGCTCCCGTTCGCATCGTCCCCGTGGGCCTCACCTACGCGGAGAAGAACGTCTTCCGCAGTGAAGTGCTCATCGACGTGGGCCCCGCTATCGAAGTGCAGACCTTCCTTCCGAAGGACGTCGCCTCCGAACCCGAGGCCGTGCGCGCCCTCACCGAGCGCATCGCCGAAGGACTGCGCGCCGTCACGCTCAACCTGGAGCAGTGGGCGGACCTGCCGCTGGTACAGCTCGCCGAGCAGCTCTATGCCTTCAGGCAGGGTGGGGCGCTGGACGCGGAGCGACTGCGGCTCTGGGCTCGTGGCGTGCAGCTCTTCCGCGCGCAGGAGCCCGAGCGCTTCGAGGACATCCGCGCCCACCTCGCATCCTTCAAGCACCGCATGGAGTTGGTGCAGGCCGCCGGCCCCGAGGACCTGGCGCTGGTGTACCGGCCCGGCAACGTGGTGCCCTTCGTCGTGAAGAACCTGCTCGCCCTGTTGCTGGGGCTGCCGCTGTGTGCGTTGGGCCTGATGTTGTTCTGGCTGCCGTACCAGCTGCCTCGCGCGGCGAGCCGCAAGGTGGAGCTGGACGTGCAGGCCACGGTGAAGTTCCTCACCGCCTTCGTGGTGGCGCTGGTGTGGTGGGGCGCGCTGACGGTGGCCGCGGGCTGGTGGGCCGGTGTGCCCTGGGGCGTGGCCACGTTCCTCGCGGTGCCTCCGCTGGCCCTCTTCACGCTCTACTTCGGAGAGCGGTGGGAGGCCTTGAAGCGCGACATCACCGTGTTCTTCACCCTGGGCAACCGCGCGCGCCTCAAGGCGCTGCTGCTGGCCGACGGCGAGCGTCTGGCCTCCGAGGTAGAGCGTCTGGCCGGTGAGTACCGTCCGAAGCTGGATGGCACTCCGCTGCCCGGCACTGCTCCCGTGACGCCCTGAGCAGGCGCTTCAGCGCGTGCGGGGCACGGCCTCGCGGAACATTCTCGCGCCCAGCAGCAGGGTGAGGCCTCCCAGCAGCACGGGAATGGCATTCAGCTCAATCGCCGTGCGCAGGTTCGCCGCGTCCGCGATGCTTCCGATGAGCGTGGGAGAGATGGCATCCCCGAGCATGTGGATGAACAGCACATTCAGTCCCATGGCGAACGCGCGGAACGCCGTGGGCACGCAGTTGACGATGGCCGCGTTGATGGGGCCGCTGTTCAGGAAGATGAGGAACTGCGCCACCGCAATCGCCGCGAAGGTGGGCCACGTTCCCTTCAGATTCACCGCCAGATACATGCACGGCGCCGCCAGCAGCAGCCCGATGCCAGACATCCACAGCCCGCCACCCTCGCGCTTGCGGTCCAGCCTGTCTCCGAGCCACCCGCCTGCCAGCGTCCCCGTCAGGCCCGCGACGGCCGTAATCGCGCCGAACACGAAGCCCACCTTGCCCGGGCTCTCCAGCCAGAGTTGCCGCTCGCGCACCAGGTACGTGGGCATCCAGAAGCCCAGCCCACCGATGGAGAACGTCATCAGCGTGTAGCCCGCCGTCGTCGCCCAGAAGGCCGCGTTCTTCCCCAGTCCCTTCAGTCCCACGAGGAAGGGCAGCTTCACCGCTGCGTCCGGCCCATCCATGG comes from Pyxidicoccus parkwaysis and encodes:
- a CDS encoding spinster family MFS transporter is translated as MNASPAANSAAAPATPAANAGFALFILTLINLVNYLDRYIVAAALPDIQKEFGINDTQSGLLGTVFIVVFMLASPLGGFLGDRMPRKLLVAGGVLLWSLATGSSGLATTFLALLVARAVIGIGEAGYGAVAPSIISDLYPRELRTRVLAFFYIAIPVGSALGYVLGDALKPWNHAFFAGAVPGLLLGTMAFFMPEPKRGAMDGPDAAVKLPFLVGLKGLGKNAAFWATTAGYTLMTFSIGGLGFWMPTYLVRERQLWLESPGKVGFVFGAITAVAGLTGTLAGGWLGDRLDRKREGGGLWMSGIGLLLAAPCMYLAVNLKGTWPTFAAIAVAQFLIFLNSGPINAAIVNCVPTAFRAFAMGLNVLFIHMLGDAISPTLIGSIADAANLRTAIELNAIPVLLGGLTLLLGARMFREAVPRTR
- a CDS encoding lysophospholipid acyltransferase family protein, which gives rise to MFYACVRAVVALFLRLFYRVKVNAPAKEPEGPVLFVGNHPNGLIDPALVFILTRRQVTFLAKAPLFKMPVIGWLLRGLDALPVYRKQDDPTKMAGNEGTLDAAKGALVKGRAITIFPEGKSHSEPGLAELKTGAARIALNAAKEGAPVRIVPVGLTYAEKNVFRSEVLIDVGPAIEVQTFLPKDVASEPEAVRALTERIAEGLRAVTLNLEQWADLPLVQLAEQLYAFRQGGALDAERLRLWARGVQLFRAQEPERFEDIRAHLASFKHRMELVQAAGPEDLALVYRPGNVVPFVVKNLLALLLGLPLCALGLMLFWLPYQLPRAASRKVELDVQATVKFLTAFVVALVWWGALTVAAGWWAGVPWGVATFLAVPPLALFTLYFGERWEALKRDITVFFTLGNRARLKALLLADGERLASEVERLAGEYRPKLDGTPLPGTAPVTP